A single genomic interval of Camelina sativa cultivar DH55 chromosome 11, Cs, whole genome shotgun sequence harbors:
- the LOC104722098 gene encoding L-ascorbate oxidase homolog, producing the protein MGWWLNGVVWMMMTTTIIYFVKAGDTLFYNWRVTYGDITPTSMPRRGILINGQFPGPEIRSLTNDNLAITVHNDLDEPFLLSWNGVHMRKNSYQDGVFGTTCPIPPGKNYTYNFQVKDQIGSYFYFPSLAVQKAVGGYGSLRIYSLPDIPVPFPEPAGEFTLLIGDWYRGDHKVLKAILDKGRKLPTVPDGVLINGQGLSYVSSLTVDRGKTYRFRISNVGLQTSLNFEILGHQLKLIEVEGTHTVQSMYTSLDIHVGQTYSVLVTMDQPPHNYSIVASTRFIHVQHTTGYNLHYSNSKGLKVVPARRPEPDDVDWSIKQAQSIRTNLTASGPRTNPQGDNHYGKMKISRNLILESSAALVNRKQRYAINGVSFVPSDTPLKLADYFKIKDVFKVGSIPDKPRRGGRMRLDTAVMGAHHNAFLEIVFQNREKIVQSYHLDGYNFWVIGINRGTWSQASRREYNLKDAVSRSTSQVYPESWTAVYVALDNVGMWNLRSQFWARQYLGQQFYLRVYSPVRSPKDEYPLPKNALLCGRASNRSHNS; encoded by the exons ATGGGGTGGTGGCTAAACGGAGTTGTttggatgatgatgacgacgaccatcatttattttgttaaagcTGGAGATACCCTTTTTTACAACTGGAGGGTCACTTACGGCGACATTACTCCAACTAGTATGCCTCGAAGG GGAATCCTAATAAACGGACAATTTCCTGGACCGGAGATTCGCTCACTCACCAATGACAATTTGGCCATCACTGTTCACAACGATCTAGACGAGCCCTTTCTCTTATCTTG GAATGGAGTGCACATGAGGAAAAACTCTTACCAAGATGGAGTGTTTGGGACGACTTGTCCTATCCCACCGGGCAAGAACTACACTTATAACTTTCAAGTCAAAGACCAGATCGGTAGTTACTTCTACTTCCCTTCCCTGGCCGTCCAAAAAGCGGTCGGTGGTTATGGCAGCCTCCGTATCTACAGCCTCCCTGACATCCCGGTCCCTTTCCCTGAACCCGCAGGAGAATTCACCCTCCTCATAGGCGATTGGTATCGAGGTGACCATAAGGT TTTGAAGGCAATTTTGGATAAAGGACGCAAGTTACCGACGGTGCCTGATGGAGTCTTGATCAATGGCCAGGGATTAAGTTATGTTTCTTCTCTCACCGTCGACAGAG GTAAAACGTACAGATTCAGAATCTCGAATGTAGGGCTTCAAACCTCCCTGAATTTCGAAATATTAGGTCATCAGCTAAAGCTCATTGAGGTCGAAGGAACCCACACAGTCCAATCCATGTACACCTCACTCGACATACATGTTGGTCAAACTTACTCTGTCTTGGTCACCATGGACCAACCTCCTCACAACTATTCCATTGTCGCCTCAACAAGATTTATCCACGTACAACATACGACCGGATACAATCTCCACTACTCCAACTCCAAAGGCCTTAAAGTTGTCCCTGCCCGACGACCTGAACCAGATGATGTAGATTGGTCTATCAAACAAGCTCAGTCCATTAGGACCAACCTAACTGCGTCGGGGCCAAGGACCAACCCTCAAGGCGATAACCATTATGGAAAAATGAAGATTTCAAGGAATTTGATATTGGAAAGCTCAGCGGCCCTTGTGAACAGAAAGCAACGTTACGCAATAAACGGTGTATCGTTTGTGCCTTCGGATACTCCGCTGAAGTTGGCGGATTATTTTAAGATAAAAGATGTTTTTAAAGTTGGAAGCATCCCTGACAAACCGAGAAGAGGAGGACGGATGAGGCTAGACACGGCAGTGATGGGAGCACACCACAATGCCTTTCTTGAGATTGTCTTTCAAAACCGTGAAAAGATCGTCCAAAGTTACCACCTCGATGGATACAACTTTTGGGTCATCgg GATCAATAGAGGAACATGGTCACAGGCGAGTAGACGAGAGTATAACCTCAAAGATGCTGTTTCTCGCTCCACTTCTCAA GTATATCCAGAATCTTGGACTGCTGTATATGTGGCGTTGGACAATGTGGGGATGTGGAATCTAAGGAGCCAGTTTTGGGCGAGACAATACTTAGGTCAACAATTTTACCTTCGAGTTTACTCTCCAGTACGCTCTCCCAAAGATGAATATCCTTTGCCCAAAAATGCTCTGTTGTGTGGTCGGGCCTCCAACAGATCACATAACTCCTAA
- the LOC104722096 gene encoding uncharacterized GPI-anchored protein At4g28100-like isoform X1 gives MKKSSTLLIPFLCSLIFPPVLSNLLVEPVQPNTVPAFPVETQAQSCRLDLSDELFGGVKEACGRNLDRSRCCPVLAAWLFAAHARSALQLPAPAPTPESSDPDEPMKPDDSQKCVNTLQTALLTKQIKIPQPNSSCDAILCFCGIRLHQISSLSCPAAFNVSSGFKNATPTAAVKNLEKECRNSTYSGCTRCLGALQKLKVRGGNKKTTTERGSKMMSKDCQLMGLTWLLARNKTAYIPTVSAVLRAIMYSPHPPHLNKCSPDQENMPLAVDSLQFQRSLSSSSHLAGFLPFLPLVLLSFFLFLL, from the exons ATGAAGAAAAGTTCCACTTTACTCATCCCCTTCCTCTGTTCTCTCATCTTCCCCCCCGTGTTGAGCAACCTACTCGTTGAACCGGTCCAACCCAACACTGTACCGGCCTTCCCCGTGGAAACCCAAGCTCAAAGCTGTCGTCTTGACCTCTCAGACGAGCTTTTCGGTGGCGTCAAAGAAGCCTGCGGAAGAAACCTCGACCGGAGCCGATGCTGC CCTGTTCTAGCCGCGTGGCTCTTCGCAGCTCACGCTCGCTCTGCTCTACAGCTACCAGCTCCTGCTCCGACTCCCGAATCTTCTGACCCCGACGAACCCATGAAGCCTGACGACTCGCAGAAGTGCGTCAACACATTGCAGACCGCGCTTTTGACTAAACAAATCAAGATCCCTCAGCCTAACTCCAGCTGCGATGCAATCTTGTGCTTCTGTGGCATTCGTCTCCATCAGATCAGCTCTCTCTCTTGTCCCGCAGCTTTTAACGTCTCCTCCGGCTTCAAAAACGCAACTCCCACCGCCGCCGTGAAGAATCTTGAGAAAGAATGTCGGAACTCAACTTACTCTGGTTGTACCAGATGCCTCGGCGCTCTTCAAAAG CTAAAGGTTAGAGGAGGAAACAAGAAGACAACAACAGAGAGAGGGAGTAAGATGATGAGCAAAGACTGCCAGCTCATGGGACTCACATGGCTACTGGCTCGTAACAAAACGGCATACATCCCCACAGTTTCTGCTGTGTTAAGAGCCATTATGTACAGTCCACACCCACCTCACCTCAACAAGTGCAGTCCTGACCAAGAGAACATGCCATTAGCCGTTGACTCTCTTCAGTTTCAGAGGAGCCTCTCTTCATCATCCCATCTTGCTGGTTTTTTACCGTTTTTACCCCTAGtactcctctctttctttctctttcttctgtga
- the LOC104722095 gene encoding transcription factor MYB39-like: MGRSPCCDKNGVKKGPWTAEEDQKLIDYIRFHGPGTWRILPKNAGLQRCGKSCRLRWTNYLRPDIKRGRFSFEEEETIIQLHSVMGNKWSAIAARLPGRTDNEIKNHWNTHIRKRLVRSGIDPVTHSPRLDLLDLSSLLGVIFNQQNFSSVATHASSLLNPDLLRLASLLLPLQNPNPTYASNVDQNLQTPITSSESSQPQTESTTPTNNNEINSSFEPMNPRLDDVGLADVLPPLSESTFDLDSLMSTPMSSPQQNSIEAEEANPSSFFDFGFPDDFILDDFMF; the protein is encoded by the exons atggGAAGATCACCTTGTTGTGACAAGAATGGAGTGAAGAAAGGACCATGGACGGCTGAGGAAGATCAGAAACTAATCGATTATATACGATTTCATGGTCCGGGCACTTGGCGTATTCTACCTAAAAATGCTG GACTTCAAAGATGCGGAAAAAGCTGCCGTCTCCGATGGACCAATTATCTAAGACCGGACATCAAGAGAGGAAGATTCTcctttgaggaagaagaaactatCATTCAGCTTCACAGTGTTATGGGAAACAA GTGGTCAGCAATAGCAGCTCGTCTACCAGGAAGAACTGATAACGAAATAAAAAACCATTGGAACACTCACATCCGCAAGAGACTTGTGAGGAGCGGCATCGACCCTGTTACTCACTCCCCACGCCTTGATCTTCTTGACTTGTCCTCACTTCTAGGGGTAATTTTTAATCAGCAAAACTTTTCATCAGTTGCAACACATGCGTCTTCTCTGCTTAATCCTGATTTATTGAGGCTAGCCTCTCTTCTCTTGCCacttcaaaaccctaatccaacCTACGCATCGAACGTCGATCAGAATCTTCAAACTCCTATCACATCATCAGAATCGTCTCAACCACAAACCGAGAGTACAACCCCAACAAACAATAATGAGATTAATTCATCTTTCGAGCCTATGAACCCGAGACTCGACGACGTTGGTCTTGCAGATGTATTACCACCTTTGTCAGAGAGTACTTTTGACTTAGACTCTCTCATGTCAACGCCAATGTCTTCTCCACAACAAAATAGCATTGAAGCAGAAGAAGCCAACCCTAGCAGTTTCTTCGACTTTGGTTTTCCGGACGATTTCATCTTAGATGactttatgttttaa
- the LOC109127698 gene encoding uncharacterized protein LOC109127698, with protein MGEMIKARRILIFSIIFLFFFSQTFLLCSADEHGPRNLAVVMKKRVRYRGPRNTTSPSASTMMLPSSFYIGAASSALLALLL; from the coding sequence ATGGGTGAGATGATCAAAGCCAGACGCATACTCATCTTCTCCAtcatatttctcttcttcttctctcagacCTTTCTTTTGTGTTCAGCTGATGAGCATGGCCCAAGGAACCTCGCAGTGGTGATGAAGAAACGGGTGAGATACAGAGGACCTCGCAACACAACAAGCCCCTCGGCTTCAACTATGATGTTGCCAAGTTCCTTCTATATTGGTGCGGCTTCTTCTGCCCTGCTCGCTCTTCTTTTGTAA
- the LOC104722096 gene encoding uncharacterized GPI-anchored protein At4g28100-like isoform X2, producing the protein MKKSSTLLIPFLCSLIFPPVLSNLLVEPVQPNTVPAFPVETQAQSCRLDLSDELFGGVKEACGRNLDRSRCCPVLAAWLFAAHARSALQLPAPAPTPESSDPDEPMKPDDSQKCVNTLQTALLTKQIKIPQPNSSCDAILCFCGIRLHQISSLSCPAAFNVSSGFKNATPTAAVKNLEKECRNSTYSGCTRCLGALQKLKVRGGNKKTTTERGSKMMSKDCQLMGLTWLLARNKTAYIPTVSAVLRAIMYSPHPPHLNKCSPDQENMPLAVDSLQFQRSLSSSSHLAGFLPFLPLVLLSFFLFLL; encoded by the exons ATGAAGAAAAGTTCCACTTTACTCATCCCCTTCCTCTGTTCTCTCATCTTCCCCCCCGTGTTGAGCAACCTACTCGTTGAACCGGTCCAACCCAACACTGTACCGGCCTTCCCCGTGGAAACCCAAGCTCAAAGCTGTCGTCTTGACCTCTCAGACGAGCTTTTCGGTGGCGTCAAAGAAGCCTGCGGAAGAAACCTCGACCGGAGCCGATGCTGCCCTGTTCTAGCCGCGTGGCTCTTCGCAGCTCACGCTCGCTCTGCTCTACAGCTACCAGCTCCTGCTCCGACTCCCGAATCTTCTGACCCCGACGAACCCATGAAGCCTGACGACTCGCAGAAGTGCGTCAACACATTGCAGACCGCGCTTTTGACTAAACAAATCAAGATCCCTCAGCCTAACTCCAGCTGCGATGCAATCTTGTGCTTCTGTGGCATTCGTCTCCACCAGATTAGCTCTCTCTCTTGCCCCGCAGCTTTTAACGTCTCCTCCGGCTTCAAAAACGCAACTCCCACAGCCGCCGTGAAGAATCTTGAGAAAGAATGTCGGAACTCAACTTACTCTGGTTGTACCAGATGCCTCGGCGCTCTTCAAAAG CTAAAGGTTAGAGGAGGAAACAAGAAGACAACAACAGAGAGAGGGAGTAAGATGATGAGCAAAGACTGCCAGCTCATGGGACTCACATGGCTACTGGCTCGTAACAAAACGGCATACATCCCCACAGTTTCTGCTGTGTTAAGAGCCATTATGTACAGTCCACACCCACCTCACCTCAACAAGTGCAGTCCTGACCAAGAGAACATGCCATTAGCCGTTGACTCTCTTCAGTTTCAGAGGAGCCTCTCTTCATCATCCCATCTTGCTGGTTTTTTACCGTTTTTACCCCTAGtactcctctctttctttctctttcttctgtga